CTTCAGGCTCAGCTCTGAGAGCCTCAGTCTGATGTTTGCTGCCATCTGTGCCTCCTCTTCCCAAGGAGTTAGTCCTCAGGTGGTGCTTGTGTCCTTGTGCTCTGGTCAGAGATGTTTCCTCTAGTGGGATGAGGTCAAAGAGGAGGCTGGGTGTTGCTCTACTCAGCAGATGGAAGGCTGGTTATACCCCGTTGTGATTGCCTGGGGCCCCCAAACCTCCTACCATGGATAGGCAAAGAAGGGGTCCCACAATAGCTTAGTGTCCACTTGGTCTTCTCACATGTTCCCTGGTTCCCTGGGCTGAGGCTCCAGCTTTCTTCCCTGCTCTCTGACCCACTGGCCTCAGCCCCCTGCACCTCTGTCCCACCCTGCAGTCCCCAGGCTGGAGGGGGCTGAACCCCTGGGCTTCACACACAGCCTCATTTCCATCACGTGGAAAACCAGTGGATCCCATGGTCCTGAGCTTGGTATCTGCTGGGCTGGGGTGGTTCTGCTTCTGGGCCACCTAAGTCCCCCAGGTCAGGACCCTACCGGGCTTGGGGCAGTTTGCTTGCCCGGAGGCTGCTGCCTGGCTCTGCACCTCCCCCAGTAGTGCCACCCCCTGCCCTCAGTCAGCCACCCCCCAACCCATTCAGTTCAGCTATCCCCTCCTGGAAATAAACCTCATGTCCCTTTACTTCTTCATAGCCACCGCTAGCCCTGGCAGAAAGGGTGGGACAAAGGCCAGTCTAGGTAAAGAGAGCAGTGAGGCCACTCTGCATCTGCAGGACAGTAGCCCACTGAGAGTGCCCATGTGGATGGGGGAAAAGGAGTGGACTGCAGGATGGGAGTCCCCACACCTGTGTGGTCTTGTCCCTGCTCCTGTTGGGCCATGAGAATGTGGCCATGACCTCAGCTTCCCCATCTGATCACAGACTCTGTGGTCCATGTATGAGCTCCGCGTTTTAAGATGCATGGGTCCTGACTGGGGCATGCGCTCCAGGGCCTGCCAGGATACActcctcatttctctcctttcttcttcttggcCTCTTTCTTCTCATCCTCCTCAACCTTGATGGCCACTGTGTCCACActgtccttcttcttctttttcttctcctctgtaGGTGGGAACAGGTGGGGTGGCAGTGGGAGGCCCGGCCCTGGGCGCTTTTGAGAAGAAGGGCCAGGgcctccttccccccaccctgtccttccttcttcctttggaACCTCTCCTGTTGTGGAATGGTCTCTTTGTTTTAGTCATCTCAATCTGAACAATTTCTGTGCTCTGGGAGAAGGCAGGTCCCCCTCCTTGAGCCTACTGTGGGTGGAGGGAAGTCAGGGTGACTCCAGGCAGGAGCACTGAAGAGATGGGGGTAGCAactgggcctgggctggggcctaCTCACCTCCAGGGATTTCTGTGAGCTCATTGAGGGGCGGCACCGTCTCCAGCTTGTCCGTGTACATCTTGGCTGCCTTTCGCTGCAGGTACCTGGCTTCAATCTCCTTCCGGGTCCGCGGTACGCGGCAATTGAAGACACAGCACAAGGTGATAACTGTAGGGAGGAGAGAACAGGCCTGGTGGGGGGCGGAGCCTCAGACGTCCAAGAGGGGTACCCAAACTTTGGCCAGCCTCCATCTACCTTTGCTTGTCTTAACCCAGGAGACTCTAGCAGGAGGCTCAGCGTCATGATAAAAGCCCAGTAGAGCCCAGGGTTCCTAGGTGGCCTCCTGAGCAGAGCTGACTTCATGCAGTTACATGAGGCCCATGCTTAGAAATGCCCATGCTTGGCTTGATGCTCTATCGGCAAATTCTTAACTTTTGAACAAGAAGCTTTGGGTACTTCATTTTGTACTGATCCCATAAACTACGAAGTTGGTCTGATCTGGGGGTCTTTCTGGCTAGACAGAGTGCTGAAGAGACGTCAGGGCTACATGGAGACTCAAGCCATGGCCCATCCTGCCTCTGCATCCCAGGCCTTGGGGCCGCCTCCTGTGCCTACTAGGTTTTCCTCCCCAGGCTGCTGAGAGCCGAGCCAGAATTCCCtcagacactgaggacatggctGCGTCCTCCTCAGCCTCGCTGAGGAGAAGTGGGGCCCCTGCTGGCTGGAAAGGGAACTGGTAAGAGGGCCCAGACCCTGCCCAGGGCGTTCACCTTAGACCAAGTTATTCCAGGAGTGGTTTTCCGGCTGAGGGCAGCTGCACCCACGCCAGTTGGGTCAGGGCATGGAGCTGGCCTGTCTAGTGATGGGCAGGGCAGGCGAGGGCTGCCAGGACCTAGCTGGactgagtttatttttgtaaGGCCCCCACAGTCTGACCACCttggccccagccccaggggaggGGATGGAAATGGTTCCTATTATAAATCAGATGACCAGACAGAACTTCCTGGCAgactcctgggggtgggggcgggggcggaTAGAAGGGCCCAGGCAGGACAAGCCAGGCCCATTTTGGAGAAATGGATCAGACTCTATGTAACCTGGGCTGGAATACCTTCTGGGGTCATCTTGTGCAACCAAGGCAGTGTCCCTTCAGCTAAATATTGTGGTCTCGCTGGTCTCACCCAGCATCAcagaatgagagaggaaaaaaccAAAATGGATGAACAAATGGGATGGTCCTAAAGTCTGTTTCTGGGGACAGGACTGGGCTCCTGAATGAATGGATTGGGGGCTCAATAATATCCAGGCATACACTGGAGGTGAGGAACTGTGGCATGAGGGCCTCCGCAGTGGGTCTCCATGGGTAGACCTGAGCAGACAGCAGAACTTTTATACCCAAAGAGCTACCCAAAGAGCCATGCTCTTGCCTTCTCCAGACCCCTTTGGGCATGCTCTGTTGGTTCCCCCATCTTAACTCTACTGGCTTGTTCTACCTTTCCTAGCCACCCCACCAGGCACCCCTCAGGACCAACCCCACTCTGGCTCCATGGAGGCTGGTTCCAGGCTCTGGGAGCCGGGGCTTCAGAGGGAACTTGGCAGCCAGTTGCTGGCAGACAAGTGGACCTCACACCCTGCTCTTCTCTCCAGGCCTGCCCCACCCAGCTTGGTCTGGTGCTTCtcttaaaagaagagaaacaaagtaGTTTGGGTTGAGTTCCAGGGCCCAGGCAGGGATTTGGGATACAATTTTAGGGGCTAGGGAGAACCTTCTCTCCCTCTGGGGTTCTAGAGTTCACACTCCATTAACAGCTGCCTGGGCCTAAGGAGACTAGAAAGCAGGGAAGATACTTCCTCCCCACTCACGAGAGCTGTATAGCGGAGGGTAACATGTGCTGATCTTCTGCTCAGGGGCCTTCAGGACTCTCCCTCACCCTTTCTAGGACCTGGGCTTGCGGGAGGAGATATCTGTGTGGTTGATGTCCTAGTGCCTCTTTGAGTGTGACGTTGCACAACTTTCTTTCCACCAGGCTCCACAGTTCCCTTATCCTGCCCTCTGGGGCATCCCAGAGTGgctccctccacctgcacctACTGTTCCTGGGCCTCCTCAAGGCAGATGCCTCTTTGTGCTAAGTTTGGTCTCCCTCTCTGGATACCTGGGCTCAGGCTGCAGGCACACCTGTTGGTCTATGGGGTCTCTACTAAGCTGTCTGACTGATCCTCAGCCCAGCTGGGAGCAACATGCATCCGCTTACTCAGATCAGGGAGGAAAGAATATTTGCTCTCTGGAGGGTAATTTTGGTGCCAGGAGAAGCAGATGCAAATCAGATGTCATGCCTTCCTCGAAGCCCCTCACATCTGGATGGACTCTCCATGGTCTCCTGCCCTCCAGAGACCTCCTTTGGGGAAAGCTCTGACTAGAACTTAAATGCAGCTTTAGCCTCTTCACCCAGGGTGCACTCAGTAGATGTCCCATAGGGGTTATCTGAGACCCGGCATGGGTCCATGCTTCCACAAGCCTCTGCTCATACCATCTCCTCTGCATGGAATGCCTTTCCAGCTGTTCCACCTGGCAAACACCCACCAGGCCTCCCTCTGGTCTGCAACTCAGAGGACCCTCCTCTATGAGTCTGCAGGGGGAGTGGGCTTCCTCTCCCTTTACTGTTTGCAAATACCCGCTACCCCATGCATCGGCTCTTTGGGAACCTCTGTCAGATTCTGCTTTGTGCCTGGCACACTCTCCCACCTGGCCTGCATTTCATGCAATTTGCTGCCCACCCTCCCAAGTTCCAGACCCTCATTCCAGGAGGAGGACTGAAGGGAGCATGCCAAGCCTCTCTGGCTGTGACTTTGCATCAAGAAGTGCCCAGACCCCAGGAGAGGAAAGGGCCTCCTGCTTTGACTAGAGATGGGCGGGTGTGAGTCATTCCGGGAAATGGTATTTGACCAGGCAGGATTTGAAGTTTGGGATCCACATCTGCTAGGCGTCTGGGGAACCTCTTGTGGAGGTTGGCCTTGCTGGGGCCCCTGGGTGTGGGCCCTTTAAGCTGGCCAAACTGCAGGAAAAGCATCAGGAGGCCAGCCATAGGGGAAAATGACACGTCCTCGATTCACTGGAGCTCCCTGTAATTATCGTAATTGCTGTGTGGCTGCCTCCCTGGGTCCAGCAGAAATCTTTGGGTCACCACTAGCCCGTCAGCCCTCCATGGGGACTTTGTGTGGATCAAGAGGTGCCAGAAACCACAGCAGGCCTCCTGTGGGTGCCTGGCTTGCTTGCACTGCCCGGAATTGCTGCTCTGAGCCTGAGGGGTGgtgctggaggggctggggtgctGGGGCAGGGGAAGCTGTGCTCCTACTGTGCTGCGGTAGAGAGGGCAGGGAGCAGCTACTCACTGATGCACAGTACGAAGAGTGAAAAGATGCCCACCACGTGCCACAGGCGCATGTCCCAGAACACCACCGTCTCCTTGGTCAGTGGGGGTGGTTTGGGCTTGGGGGGTGCCGTGCTGGGCTGCGGGTCAGGAGAAAGAGGAGTGAGCCAGGCAGAAGTCTTAGACTGCATGGGGCCAAGAGAGGCCCAGGTGTCAGCCCATGCATATCAGAAGCCCCTAAAATCAGGTGTCTTAGATATTCACCATCAATACCTTAGACCGTGGGAAATTCCATACTTAGAACAACTGAACAGAGTCCCAGGCTATGGTGCCTGGGTCTTGGAGTGGGAGGGTGGTTGATGCTTGGGGAAACCAAGGCCTCAAGGAACAAATGCAACCAGCCTGTCCTTGCCAGGTTCCAGGCTTCTTCAGGCACCTCCTACTGTCCAGCTGGAGGCTTCCCACAGGCAGCTGGGGTCTCAGGACCAAGGCCAGAGCCTAGGCCAGGCCTGTATTTCACTTTGAATTGGCTTCCTTCTCCTGTCTTCCCAGTGGAGCGGAGTCAGGGCTCTACTGCTCTGCCACCTCACCAGGATCCCCACTAGGTGTCCCCATACAGTTGCCTGTGCTACTGGGAGTCACTAACCAGAAGGCTCACCAGACAGGACTAGATATGTAAATTGTCTGTAATGCAGTAGTGACACCTGGAGGCCAAAAGATGTAAGCACCGCTTAGCAGAATACAGCCAGTCACCTCCCATCTTCTCAGTGTGACAGCGCCCTGCACAGAGGGTCTGGGGACATGACTGCCCTACGGTCTAGGGGACACTACCCTACCCTGGGTTTCTAGAGGACACAGTCTTATCCCAGAATACAGGTGGACATGGTCCTTTTCCAGGTGTCTAAGGAACATGACCCCGCCCTGGGTATCTTGAGGGTACATGATCTTGTCCTGGGTATCTAGGGGACATGGCCCTGCCCTAGGTGACTTAAAGGGACATGACCTTGTCCTGTATGTCTAGGGGATATGGCCCTGCCCTGGGTGTCTTGAGGGTACATGACCTTGTCCTGGGTGTCTAGGGGACGTGGTTCTCTCTTGGGTGTTTTAAAGGGATATGACGTTGTCCTTGATATCTAGAAGACATGGCCCTGCCCTGGGTGTCTTGAGGGGTATGATGTGTTCTGTATGTCTAGGGGGACATGGCCCTGCCCTGAATGTCTTGAGGGATGTGACCTTGTCCTTTGTGTCTAGGAGACATGGACCTGTCCTGGGTGTCTTGAGGGATATGAATTTGTCCAGTGTGTTTACAGGATATGACCCTGCCCTGGGTGTCTTAAGGG
This is a stretch of genomic DNA from Ictidomys tridecemlineatus isolate mIctTri1 chromosome 2, mIctTri1.hap1, whole genome shotgun sequence. It encodes these proteins:
- the Tmie gene encoding transmembrane inner ear expressed protein; this encodes MAGRRRGAGPLWAMGGAALGFCLSGVAGQLVEPSTAPPKPKPPPLTKETVVFWDMRLWHVVGIFSLFVLCIIITLCCVFNCRVPRTRKEIEARYLQRKAAKMYTDKLETVPPLNELTEIPGEEKKKKKKDSVDTVAIKVEEDEKKEAKKKKGEK